A region from the Triticum aestivum cultivar Chinese Spring chromosome 3D, IWGSC CS RefSeq v2.1, whole genome shotgun sequence genome encodes:
- the LOC123076878 gene encoding Bowman-Birk type trypsin inhibitor TI1, translating into MKRSSIPSILLMLSLGAALLVADDVGAILLPSQDKDQVAMAAPRPWKCCDVTICTRSIPPTCSCQDVVDNCAPTCEDCNGYVHPPRRVCLDRYTGDPGPRCTGAGTGGN; encoded by the exons ATGAAGAGAAGCAGTATTCCTAGCATCCTGCTGATGCTTTCACTGGGGGCAGCTCTCCTCGTCGCCGACGACGTGGGCGCCATTCTCCTGCCAAGCCAAGATAAAG ACCAAGTGGCCATGGCGGCGCCCAGGCCGTGGAAGTGCTGCGACGTGACCATCTGCACCAGGTCGATCCCGCCGACGTGCAGCTGCCAGGACGTGGTCGACAACTGTGCTCCAACCTGCGAGGACTGCAATGGTTATGTACACCCACCCCGCCGTGTTTGCCTAGACCGCTACACCGGCGACCCCGGGCCTAGGTGCACGGGCGCCGGCACCGGCGGTAACTGA